The segment GACCCTGCGCTTCACCCATGCGGGCGATCGCGAGCACCAGGATCGCCCCCAGCACCGCCAACGGGAGAATGCCGATGACAACGCGCTTACGCCTAGACATGCCTGCCGCCTCTCATTCCCGAACCCATACTCGTCGAACGTAGTAGCATCCCTGACATTACGCGTACACAACAAAACGCGGGCGGGCTATGCTCGTCTCGTCAACCTTCTTGCGGCGGGGGTCGGTCACCAGATGCGGGTATCCGGCGCGCAAGTATAGCGTGGGAGCGCCCCGCACTGTCAACAGATTGCAACGCCCTTCGTCGCACCGCGTCAAGTCACGTCGCGCAGCGCGCCCGCAACTCGCCGTTTGCCCCGCCCCGCCACAGTGTGGATAATGCGCCGCGGACAGGGGAGGGACGGTCCCCCTTCGCTGTGCCCCGTGGAGTAACATGAACCGCCTCGCCAATCTGCTTCTCATCTTCGCTGCCATCGCCTGCTCCGCCCTGCTCACAGCCTCCGCCCTCGCGGCACAGGAGGGCGCCGCATCCATCACAACCACCACCGAAGAAGTCGACCGCGACGGTGAGCGCGTCATTCGCATCGATGTCTCCGTCGAGAACGTGTCGAACCTCGGCGCCTTTCAGTTCGTCATGAACTTCGATGGCGAAGTCGTACATCCCACCGAGGACAACACCGTCCAGATCGGCGAATTCCTCGCGTCGTCGGACCGCGAGGTGTTCTGTCCCGAAACCGTCATCGACGCCAACGCGCTCCGCTATTACTGCGTCACCCTGGGAGAAGAACCGCCCGATGGCGCCGAAGGCAGCGGCTTGCTCGCCAGCATCTTCTTCACGGCGAACGAAAGCGGCAGCACGACGCTCGACTTCACCCGCGCCCAACTCGCCACCCCGGAGGGCGACCCCATCGACACGACGTGGGAGCCTGGGGAGATCGTCATCCCCGCCGAAGACAACGATGGCGGCTGGGCCATGTGGGCGGCGATCGGCGGTGCCGTCGTGCTCGTCGGCGTCGTAGCGATCGCGGGCCTGTCGCTCTACCGCCGGCGTCGCGCCAACACCGGCCAGGTGCCGCTGGGTCAGTAGGATGCGCCTGCGCCTCTGCGTGGTCATGGCGCTTGCCTCACTCGCCATCGCCTGCAAAGGCGACGACAACGACTTCGACGCCGCCGCCCTGCAACCCGTGCTCGAACGCTCCGCACTCGCCCTCGCCGACCTGCCCGATGACTGGAGCGAGAACGCCGCCCTCGCGCCGCCCGCCGCCGAGCCCGGCGAACCGATCTTCGGCTACTGCAATCAGCAACTCGCTGCCACCCCGGCCGCCAGCGTCCAGGCGGGCTTTCAGCGCACCGCCCAGGGCCCCTTCGTCATCACCGCCGTGCGCGCCTTCGCCGATGACGGCGCCACCCGCTTCATGGAGCAGATGAGTGACATCGCAACCGAGTGCCGCCGCTGGTCCCAACGAGACGATCGCGGCACCACATCGGAGTGGACGCTCGCTCCGCTTCCCGATGCGAGCGCTGATGGTGCGGTCGCCTTCCACGTCGCGGTCACCTACGCCGATGGCCTGTCGCAGACGTCCCACGTCGTGCTGTCACACGCCGGTCAATTCGTCACG is part of the Dehalococcoidia bacterium genome and harbors:
- a CDS encoding cohesin domain-containing protein, which encodes MNRLANLLLIFAAIACSALLTASALAAQEGAASITTTTEEVDRDGERVIRIDVSVENVSNLGAFQFVMNFDGEVVHPTEDNTVQIGEFLASSDREVFCPETVIDANALRYYCVTLGEEPPDGAEGSGLLASIFFTANESGSTTLDFTRAQLATPEGDPIDTTWEPGEIVIPAEDNDGGWAMWAAIGGAVVLVGVVAIAGLSLYRRRRANTGQVPLGQ